The Acinonyx jubatus isolate Ajub_Pintada_27869175 chromosome B3, VMU_Ajub_asm_v1.0, whole genome shotgun sequence genomic interval acctgggtggctcagtcggttacgtgtctgactttggcgtggtctgtgagttcgagtcccacatcgggctctgtgctgacagctcagagcctggagcctacttggaattctgtgtgtgtctctctctctctgcacttcttccgctcacactctgtctctctctctctccttcaaaaataaacatttaaaaaaaaggattcatcTTAAAAAGGGTTTAGGAATTTAGGTTTTGTAAGCTTGATAAACTTCACCGAGTtcatctggctggttcagtcagtataGCCcatgagtcttgatcttggggttgtgggttcaagccccacattgggtatagagactacttaaaaataaaatctttgcacCAGCAAAAGCGGCCGTATAATATAGATATGATAAAATAGATGGGATACGCCAGCCtgtagtataaaaataaaataaaatctttaaaaaagtaaataaaacttttcacAAGGTTTAAAATCAGAGTAGTCAAATTAAGTGTAGTCTGTTGCAAAACCACTAATCTCAGTCTTCCTCACTGCTTTCTGATGTTTTTCCCGATAATTGGTTAACTTGTGTTAATTTTTCAGACTTTGAGAATCAGGTGACCAAACTCAGTCGGGACATTTCAGAAGCAGCAGAACGGTGTGGAACATCCTCAGAAAGGGCCAATAAGGATATTTCTCCTCCTCCTAGTTGGGGAGGAAACTGGGAGAGGGACCTTGAGTTAGAAGGGGAACACGGGACCCGCCCGGGAGAGGGCCAGCCGGAGCCCTTTCCGCAAGAGAAGGATTTAAACGAGCTCCTGGATGGATACGCAGGAAAGAAGCCCGTGTGTGCAGAGTGCGGGAAAAGCTTTAACCAGAGCTCCTATCTCATAAGACACCTACGAACCCACACTGGCGAGAGGCCTTATAAGTGCATCGAATGTGGGAAAGGCTTCAAGCAGAGTTCAGACCTTGTCACCCATCGCAGAACGCACACGGGAGAGAAACCCTACCAATGCAGCAGCTGTGAGAAAAAATTCAGCGACAGCTCTACGCTCATCAAACATCAGAGAACCCACACAGGCGAGAGACCCTACGAGTGCCCCGAGTGTGGGAAGACCTTTGGGCGGAAGCCACACCTCGTCATGCACCAAAGAACCCACACGGGAGAGAAGCCCTACACGTGTCTCAAATGCCATAAAAGCTTTAGCCGAAGCTCAAACTTCATCACCCATCAGAGGACCCACACGGGCGTGAAGCCTTACAGGTGCAGCGACTGTGGGGAGAGTTTTAGCCAGAGCTCAGACCTGGTGAAGCACCAGCGAACCCACACGGGAGAGCGGCCCTTCAAATGCGCAGAGTGCGGAAAGGACTTCCGAGATAGTTCTCACTTTGTAGCGCACATGAGTACCCACTCGGGGGAAAGGCCTTTCAGCTGTCCTCACTGCCGCAAAAGCTTCAGTCAGAGCTCACACCTGGTCACGCACCAGAGGACACACACAGGTGAGAGGCCATTCCAGTGTGACAACTGCGGGAAGGGATTCGCCGACGGCTCTGCCCTCATAAAGCACCAAAGGATCCACACGGGGGAAAGACCCTATAAATGTGGCGAGTGTGGGAAGAGCTTCAACCAGAGCTCCCACTTCATTACCCATCAACGAATCCACGCAGGAGACAGGCCCTATCGCTGTCCCGAGTGCGGCAAAACCTTCAGTCAGCGTTCCCATTTCCTCACACACCAGAGAACCCACACAGGGGAAAAACCTTTCCACTGCAGTAGGTGTGACAAGAGCTTCCGCCAAAAAGCACATCTCTTATGCCATCAAAACACCCATTTGATCTAGGAAATGGTCCGCTGCCCCTTccagattttcatttctcttgtctcCAAGTGCTCCATGTAGAGAAAGCCTGAACCTGGGCATCAGAGGCTGAGGTTGGGCCCCGGtctgtcctctgtcttcttccccGCTTTAATGGCGGAGATAAACTCATAGGCACCAAATAATATCCTGAACACAAAAGGCATTCCTTCAGTGTTTTTGACCGACCTTAGGGGTGAGTTTGACGGTTGATGCTTGGTAAGTAAAAGAGAAGTGAGATAAATGTGGCCACATTATCACCATTAGTGAATAATATTTGAGATCTTATCATAAGCCCTTAATACCATATAATGGCTGGCCGTTAAAAGGCGCTCGGTACGAAGTTGGTTGCGTTTAACTAGTCTTATAACTTGATAAGGAATCCGTTAGTGCAGCCCTGCAAGCCCAGAACTTGCCAGAAATGAGATTGCCACTAGAAGATTTGGGGTGtgaacacagaaaacagaaaacactctCCCAATCCAGGGCTGTGCAGACATTAGTCACCAGATGTCTCATTGCCATGACGAGGCAGAATTCTCGAAGAGGATGTTTGTGGTCCTGTGATTTAGAGGCTGAAAGAATTTCAGAAGCTCTTTGTACAGCCGTGTATGAGGTACTCCCACTGGAGGTTTGCTGTCATCTGAGGCACAAATATCCCATGATGAACAAGCCCAAGGGACCTGGAAGGGGACTATAAAACTATGGAAGCAACATTGCTGTTAAATATTACAGGGATCCTTCCTGGCATTTAGCTGAAGGAAACAACTCCTGTCTTTGAATCGCCTGGGTCATTGGCCCATGAGTTTTAAGTTACTGTGactccctaatttttttttaagagtcattCATTCGATGCACCAGTACATTTCTGTATTTAACTGAAATAAATTGAGGGAAGGCAGTGTGTTGGAAAGAACACTGACTTCCTTGAGAAGGTGAGGTGTTTGAGACCTGGCCCTGACATTTAATTTGGCCGGACTTTACCTTCTCTCAGCCTCTACCTTACCTACCTCACAAGATTGTTGTGAGGCTCTaatgcgcacacatgcacacacacacacaagcacttTGTTGTTaaattataaagtaataataTCTCTAAAGTTCAGTGTTGCAAATGTCTTCCCTCCAAGGAACTCTGGCTAATATTTCCCAGGTGTCCCATTTTCTCTCATAATAACAGACTTCTTTCTCTACCTGTTGAAAACCTAAGGCCCGAAAATGCTAAGCAACTCCTCATGGGTCACCTAGGCGACACAGAGCCAGGATCTGGCTGCGAGTCTCTTCTTTAACAACATAGAACAGACCAGCTCTGACATTTGTTAGAGTGTCTCTGAGACATTACGTGTAGGACTGGCCGCCCCGTGTTATCTGCATCAAACCGTTTTGAATTTGGAAACGATGGAAGGATGTAGCCTAAGTTCCAGGGAGCTTTACAGGACCCTGTGCTGGAGGTCCTTGATCGTCATGGAGTGAGAGTGGAAAGGCAAGGACAGGCACACGtggcttggggcgggggggggggaggggggcgggtggtggtggtggttcacACTCTAAGGGAAGAGCGGTGAGCCAAAGGTAGTCTTCTGAGGCTCCCTATGGCGATACGGACTAAACTATTACATGAGCCTTGGGACACGAGTTCATTCCCTTCCGTTATATGGAATGCTGCCTGAGTGCCGTCACTTGGGGCTAGGACAGCTGATAACAGAAGCTCTTTCTTTGAAAGAGTCATTAATCGACCAGAAATAAAAACTCCGGTGAATCCAGTGCGCGGTTCTCAAAATGTGAGCCCAGACCCGTCGTGTTActgtcacctgggaacttgctagaaatgcacattctaagctcccaccccagacctgctgaatcagaaactctagggcTGGGGCTCAGCAATACTGTTTTCATAAGCCCTCCAGGCGATGGTGATGCATGCTCGGGTTTGAGAACCTCCTTTCAAAGGTGTCTCTTCTATTAAACACAGCCAcgatactggaaaaaaaaatcaacagtgaTTCACAGTATCATCAAATGTTTCAGTCAACGTTCACATGTCCCTAACTATCttctgttgttttgtgtttttgttttgttgttgttgctgctgttgtttgtttGAATCAAAATCCACATAAGGTCTCCATCGCGATTGAGGTGGTATTTTCCTTACAAGCCTTGATCCGAAgttctcccctttcttcctccctctctctgttcttgtAACTTCCTTGTTGAACAAACCTGGTTGTCCCGTGGTGCCTCCCACAGCTCTGCGTTTTTGCTGACTCCATCCTCTGGGCCCTTTAACGCGCTCCTCCAGCCTCCTGATATTGGCATTCAGATCCGTAAACATGATCAGATTCACATTTGCGGGGGGTGCGGGGGCAGGCAGGAATACTCCAGAGTGATCTAGTGTCTTCTACCAGGAGGTACGTAGTGCTGTTTTGTCTCAGATATTAGCAGCCCTCAACACGCCCTTGATTCATTTGGGTTTGCCAAATGGTGaggctttatttatttctatcaCTTATTCCTTCTTCGTTTATTAGCGGGAATGCTTCTATCAACAGCACTCCCTCCTCTCAACTCTCTGGTTTCCCTGAGGTACAGTTTGTATAGGAACAGCACACCCACTGTTTTATTAGAATTCCTTCACTCTTTAAATATCGCTACTTGCATATCAGCCTCCGTGCCCTAGATTTCGAAGCTCCTTCCGTGAGAGGCTGTTTCTGACAGGACATTTATACACGCATAAATCTCGCTTTTCCAGTGGACtcctttggtttttttccagCCTTCTTCCCCGCCAGTTTGTCTGGTTCCCCGTGAAACAGTGCGCTAAAGAGTTCAGTAAATACTTGAATGATTCCTTAGGGACGGACTGTAACTTGCCAATTCATACTTCCCATCAGTATCCTGGCCTGAAGCAGGAGAGGCAGCCACGTCCCCATTAGCAGGGAATGATTTTACATCCCTTTTATGGTACTATGAGAGTATAGCATCTTCGCTCATTTTATCTGCCATTTTATCACTCATTGTATCTATCTACCCAAGTATTATCCTGAATCCAATACGATCCGTTGTTAAACAACAGTAATAATTTGTAAAATTGAGATGGGAAGGCAAGGGAAAGCCTGGCTGGCGGAGGTAAGGGGTAATTTATGTGAGGTCCAGGGGTACATACCTCCAGGGGGAGAGTGCTTTGTCCAGGGTAGGCTGTAGAATGAGGTATACAGAGGTGAGCATCATACCCCTCAGAAGTGACATCCTGAGAATTTTGCACTGAGTTTATGGAAGGTGTCTTGGAAGGGTAATCCCACAAGAAGGAGCCAATTAGGGACTCAGAGGGACACAAAAGCTACATTATTAAACACAAGCAGCATAACCCTGAACCCTGCCAGAACTGCGATGCGCACACATTGTCTGCAAATGACACGTAGGGGGCAGGATGTAGAGGCGGCACAGAACCAGGGGGCACAAGACCCAGTTTCTGGTTTGGGTGCAGTTAGTTACCAGCCGACGGTCCTTGGACAGGTCAGCTGATCACCGTCGGCTTCAGTCCATCAGTTCAAGCAGAGAAAGATCCTTCCGGCTGCTGCACTTCACACACCCGGGGCTCTCGGAGTGCCCAGCACCGTCCGCTGCGGTGCACGGGCTCTTCTGCGAGTGCTCCTTCGTGCTCTGGGAAGAGGAGAGCGAGGGGCCCATGGCCTGGGTCTTTCTCCATCTCCCACGCCTCAGCCCTCCctgggctggctggctcagtcggtggaacttGCAACTCTTACTGGTGAGTtgcagccccacgtggggctgggcAGAGCGCATCCAGAAAAACAACAAGCAACGCCCCCCCACCCATTGCCGCCAGTAGTTAGCACATTACCTCCAAACCAAAGATCTCtgcaggctccagcctctcctATCTCTACTTCCTTCCAACGGTGTTTGGTGGACGCCACTGGCTTGTCACATATTAAGTCTTTTTCTAGTACCTTGTTTTTGATGATGTGTATCTACAAATGTGTCTGTCCAGTAAGCTGTGAGCTCTTGAGGGGCAACGTGTGACTTGCTTTGtggctctgccccccccccccccccccccacagagcCATGAGCAGGAAGACTCAAATACTATTGGTGAGAGTTGAGGTAAGTGACGTTCcgtattttccctttgtttctacCCTATTATTACTGGGCCATTAGCTTCTTGCACACACTCCATACCTCCTCCCTCCATCACTTCAAAATGCACATCGTTACCAACCTGTACCAATTTTACTTCTCCCGATTCCTTTCAACCCTACGTCAGAACCTCCATCTCTCCTCCACCTCTCAGCTCCAAACGACCACCACTCTCTTTTCTGAATTCCTGCCCTAGGCTCCTACGGATCTCCctgattttgtttttgctctAATTCCTTCTCACAGAAACCAAAGTGATTGTTTAAAATCctaaatcaggggtgcctgggtggttcagttggttaaagcatct includes:
- the ZNF774 gene encoding zinc finger protein 774, producing MMWLGTSGKNGLPGPCLENALQGYHPAQLQEWALPGISRPSVISQLEQKEEPWTLPLQNFEARKILRESHTDFENQVTKLSRDISEAAERCGTSSERANKDISPPPSWGGNWERDLELEGEHGTRPGEGQPEPFPQEKDLNELLDGYAGKKPVCAECGKSFNQSSYLIRHLRTHTGERPYKCIECGKGFKQSSDLVTHRRTHTGEKPYQCSSCEKKFSDSSTLIKHQRTHTGERPYECPECGKTFGRKPHLVMHQRTHTGEKPYTCLKCHKSFSRSSNFITHQRTHTGVKPYRCSDCGESFSQSSDLVKHQRTHTGERPFKCAECGKDFRDSSHFVAHMSTHSGERPFSCPHCRKSFSQSSHLVTHQRTHTGERPFQCDNCGKGFADGSALIKHQRIHTGERPYKCGECGKSFNQSSHFITHQRIHAGDRPYRCPECGKTFSQRSHFLTHQRTHTGEKPFHCSRCDKSFRQKAHLLCHQNTHLI